In the genome of Dioscorea cayenensis subsp. rotundata cultivar TDr96_F1 chromosome 1, TDr96_F1_v2_PseudoChromosome.rev07_lg8_w22 25.fasta, whole genome shotgun sequence, one region contains:
- the LOC120258272 gene encoding 40S ribosomal protein S5-like, with amino-acid sequence MHGCSNGKKLMAIRIVKHAMEIIHLLTDLNPTQVIVDVVINSETWENATRIGSAAKGFSINYAIKKKDEIERVAKQITDGYILQTFRLVVLVQQWFHFESTITC; translated from the exons ATGCATGGTTGTAGCAATGGCAAGAAGCTGATGGCAATTCGTATTGTCAAGCATGCCATGGAGATTATTCATCTTCTTACAGATTTAAACCCAACTCAAgttattgttgatgttgttattaATAGTGAAACTTGGGAAAATGCAACTCGAATTGGTTCGGCTG CAAAGGGCTTTTCAATCAATTATGCAATCAAGAAGAAGGACGAGATTGAACGAGTTGCCAAGCAAATCACTGATGGATATATACTGCAGACCTTTAGGCTTGTGGTCTTAGTTCAGCAATGGTTCCATTTTGAGAGCACAATAACTTGTTAG